The genomic interval TGGAATCCTGATTCAATCCATGTGTTGTCTGTTCATTAATGGCCGTTaagataaatataatatataaatagataaagATAAATATGCACGGTCAATTATGTAATTTACCTCAAAAGAGTGTCTTTTCCCAAGCTCATGCATAGTTGATTGTTGCATACTGCAAAGTGATTGATCTTTTCAAGGTGGGAAAAGTCGATTCTTTGCTTGGTGAAAATCGGCTTTTCCTCCTCAAGTCTCACGTTTACGAAGCCTGGGGAACCGAGGAGTCATTCAGTGAGACAATGTTATTGAACATTTCTAGGAATATTTAAGAATGGGTTGTATCGAATGCAATTGACTGTCggagtatgtctgtctgtctttattaTGAGCTCCGAAAGACAGAAAAGGACGAACCTGAATGAGTGATTCCGATGTTGGCAGCTGCAAGGCGGCTACGCTGTTGTGCAGATTGCCTTGTATTTTGTGAGTCCTCATATTCATCAAGTATTGAAGCCATGGTGCAACTATTGCCCTTTTTATAACGAATACATTAAGAGAAATGGCCTGAAAACTATAAGAATCCGGACACCAGCATGAGAAACCTAGGATGTCATGGCAAGACTATCGCCCATTAGCCGATCCTTGAATGGACAGATTGGAGCTTTTCTTACCGTGCTTCAATAATAAATATACAGTCATTGAAAGAACACACGTAGGCTGTAGCACTAAACTATGATCACTTAATACATTTGTCCAAATCGAAACGTAAATACAGCTAGCTTAGCTTCAACTGGTAGTCCTGGGTGGAAACGTCAGGTGATGCATTCGAGTCATGTGACCGAAGCTGATATCTTGGCACTGTTCTGACACACGTGGGCGCAGTTTCTCCACATTTGGAGTCGTGTGGGTTTCTTATACAGCCGTGAGTATTACAGGTGACTTTAATTAATTTGAACATTTACTGTGAAACTTAACGTTAATTTAATAAAAAGTTATAAATAAACCCGAATATATAGTTATCTTGAAACGTACacttattataatatattgacATGTCCGGCTACTTCTTTATATCTTAGGGTTTATAGAGTCAACGACGACAATTTCAAACCAACTCtgaaataaagaaagttgccgtcTGTGATGGATGAgtaccatggacatattaaagggaTGAGTACCGAACAATGTTTTTAGCCAGGAAGCATTCACGCCTTATGTGCTCCGGGGGCGTGGTTATGCAAATCAGAACCTGTTAGAGCAGAAAGCTGTCCTAAAGCCCAAACCCATAGGTCACACTCGTCACTTCAAACTGGGCGACGCCATATAGCACCCGATAGGAGAGAGCTCGCACTACAGGGCTCTTAATAGGATAGCTTAGTTTTGAACAAATCAGTCCAAAGCTGCGTTTTAGATCGTTAATGTCCATCTCGACATGCCACCCCAAATGGAGTTTGTTTACGAATCTCGAGTGCCGTCTGCTTGCGGGCTCCCCGAAGAAGATGATGTGGAACCGGGGACCGTCAGTTGTATGTTGGTCGGGGATGGAGCCGTAGGGAAAACCAGTATGATCGTCAGCTACACGTCCAATGGATACCCCACGGAGTATCAACAAACAGCCTTTGACGTTTTCTCAGGTGAGACTAAACTTTTGTTCATAAAGCGGTTGGCATCAAAACATGTGATAATAACAAGTGTTGTAGGGGCATTATAAACAAACGTATTCAACCGATTTATCTTTGTTTCTGACAGGTCAGGTCCAGGTGGAGGGTGCTCCTATTAAAGTGCAACTATTGGACACGGCTGGACAGGTACGAATATTGAaactttatccaaagcaactatAATCATTATGCGAATACACATTACATTAATCCACAGACATTTGATCTTAAATATACCAATATGGTTCAAATATCAAATGACCATTCAGCAACGTTAAAATGTTCCACATTATGAAGGACATCTCAAAAGAGTGGGTGTCACTTAAGACACGTATCGAATGTTCAACCTGTTTCTTATTGTCATTTGTCTTTAAGTTTCTATTACCATCCTGAATTCAGATAATTCCATGCACACTTTGTTCCGCAATCctcgcgcacacaccgcacaagCCTATCACAAACAGAGCAAAGAACACAAACAGACCGGCTTATGACAGACTAACCGATCCATTTTTCCGACGCCTCTTCAGGAGGAATTCGACAACTTCCGGGCGCTGTCCTATGCCCACACGGACGTCTTCATCCTCTGCTTCAGCATGGTCAACCCCACCTCCTTCCACAACATCACCAAGAAGTGGGTGCCCGAGATCCGGGCGTACAACGCCTCGGCGCCCATCGTGCTGGTGGGCACGCAGTCGGACCTCCTGCTGGACGTCAACGTGCTCATCAACCTGGACCGCACCAAGGTCAAGCCCGTTCTCAACTCCCGGGCCAAGAGCATGGCGGAGAAGATCCGGGCAGCGGACTACATCGAGTGCTCCTCGCTCACCCAGAAGAACCTCAAGGAGGCCTTTGACGCCGCCATCTTCGCCGCCATCAAACACAAGACCCGCAAGGCCAAGAAGCGACGCTCCTCCGACCGCAAAGCCAAGGCTTTCTCCCGCTACAGCTGGAAGAAGTTCTTCTGCTTTATATAAACTCTGCTTTTTATGAACTCTAACCGAAAAAGCGTGGACATACAAACCCCATGGGTTGTGCGCATGAACTCTTATTTGAAAGaactattttctttatttatttacttgacttgactttatctgaaccccccccccctcctcctgtttcTAGTTATGTTAACGTTGCTCCTTAACATCTTGGCTAAAGATGAAAGCAACCTACCAGGACGGAAAAGTAAGCATTGGAAACCGAATCTGTTGGAATACTGAAAGGAGTGGTTTGTATCCGAGGAATCTGACTGCTTTCTAGACTTAACGGCCGTGAGTCGATACGTCACTATTCCCTGTTAGCAAATTCAGTTAGCATACCGACTGAGAATCAAACATCTTGCAACATTTGGAACATCAAACAGCGGCCTCTGCAAACCCAGCCTGACACAGGGACCTTGTCCTGAATAATAATCTTTCTAAACGCGGACCCCACACTCGGTGGAGGGAAGGTCAGACATGGAAATGCTATGAATTTGCATGCCCTCAATTGCTTCCACTCTCATGTCTAGAGTCCCCCTGCCCAGGTGTATGCATACATGCgggatgtaggcctatttgtcaacgaggaagagagaagagtgACGCAAAAGTGCATGAGCTACATGTATTGTAGATGTATTTTTCTCTCATTTCTTTGCGATTCCACCCTATTCACATGGAACAGGTGGGAGGCCGATGCATACGTGTGAGGTGCCAAAACGCTACCAGTGTGTGAAAGTCGCTTTCTTATTTTCTTGGGACCAAAGGTTGGCGCCAGATGTGATCAAATCTTTTGACTCAATCAAAACCCACCGCTACCACACTGTAAACACTGCACGTCCCCAAAAGTATTTATTTGCTCAAGAGACGAGCGGATGGGAGTCAACTTGTGTGATCAGCGATTTGAGTTTGTAGAACAATCACAAAAGATCAGAAACTTGTTGGGTTAATCTTCCGATTGAGCCACGGGAACCGGTTCGTAGGATTTGAATCCTTTCCCATGTCTGAGGTGAAAGGGAgtataggagggggggggggggggggtgtaatctCTGCCTTTTcatccctgtctctctacaATCTGCATTTGTAAAGGGAAACACCGCTGGAGTCTTTAGGTCCAGCctactgtcccccccccccccccccccctgccccttaCTTAACACCACCCTCCGCTAACACCACCCTCCTCTGCGCTACTTCCATGGGACATGGCCtctttgtttgtatgttcaatACACTCCTCCCTAACTCATCAACAACCTGTGACTtttcaggctgtgtgtgtgtgtgtgtgtgagttacacAGTTTCACTTtgaatgtagacacacacacacacacacaaaggcacacatggAGTCAGGCTTATCGTTATGCTTCTTGTGGAAGTCAGTGTTATCTATTATTTGTTCTGTTTGTGTAAAACAGTTTTGTTGTTTGTCCAGAACTTCTTGTTTGTAAAGTATGAAAGTATAAAAACAGGATTGGAATATTTAATGGACTGGCAACGGCGTATACCATGAATTGTGTTTTTACTTTGAAATTGTATCCTGTCAACCCTCCAAAAATGCTCCATCTCTCATGTGTTTGTATACGGAGGAAAATCAGCCAAATAAATGAAGTGCGAACTATGAACTCCTTGCCTTGTCTGCCGGTCATTTTAAGCGCAAAAAAGTGCATGACCATTTATGTCCTGTGGGGTAATTAACAACTAATCGCTTATAAATTGTGATAGCGACCCATGCTTTAGACACAAGGGAAATATCTTGTGAGGAAGTCTATTCAATAGTGAGCACTATTGAGTAGCCCCCCGCCTGTTATCTCCATGGTGTCTGCATAATCTCCATTGACCCTGCAGGTAGCTTTCCTGATCCAACCCCCCTGTCCAAGCATATGATAAGTGGCCCTATGGACCCCCGGCCGGGCACGGGGGCTGAGCCGTTCCCAATGGCTTCCACATGGTCAGCGCTATGCGGGGGCGGATGGGGGGCCCCATGCTGGGGCCCCGAGGACCGTGACGGATTACGGCCCTCGAGAGAAGCCCGCAGCAGAGACCGGGAGATGGGGGTCCGCTCTGGGGGGGAGgccgtggcggtggtggtggttggcgGGGGGAAAAGCAAGGCAGAAAACAGGGGGGGAAATCCAGGGGAAAACAAAGACAATTGTAATGCAGTGGTCACACCACATATCAGTGCTGTAGATCGACTCAATGTATTATATTGTCATAAAAATATGGGTGTATAAATATTGTGTGTTGCTATAAAACAACTAATACTGCTTTTCTTTGACACTAGTTTGATTTGACGTATTTTTTACTTGGAGCTGATAACATTGCTTCCGATTTTGTTGGTTCCTTTCTTTCTTGTTTCCCAATTCAAAGCATCATCTTTTTGGTTTTCGTTTCACAACATGTGCAGCTGGCATGACGAGAAAAGAGCAAGGTCAACGAGAAGGGAGAGAGCGCAACGCTGGAGCTGACAGCTCTGACTCTGTCAGGCCACATGAGTCACCGATGAGTTAAACACAGAGCCCCCTCCCCGATGGGCCGTAAGCCTGCCGTCACCCACGTCTGTTCAACCTGAGTCACCTCGCACAATACACATTTAATGTGTCAGACCTGAACATCATCGTTCATTTACCAACAGGGTAAGGCCCTATGGTCCGATGCCCTGCAGAACTGTCCATAGgagataaacagacagaaagggagagatgtCAAGAGatgtatactttttttttaactgggAAAATATGTCATTCTATGGCCTAGTCCCAGGATATAGTTTGACTTTAAATCCATTTttataactattattattatcttgcaTCTTATGTTTGTATATCTTATTTTGTTTTTGGTGCTTCGGCAATGTACGTATATGTTTTTCCATGCCCATAAACCGGAATCttgggaggggaagagagagagagagaaagagagagagagagaaagagagagagagagagagagaaagagagagagacagttcccaCGCCTGGAGATTTTGCCATCCAACAAGTTTGAGACTGTTTCACCCTATTCACACTTTGACCACACTTTGACCTTGTTTTCCATCAAGCACCCTAAAAGTCAGTCAGGTTAAGTCCTGGTTGTTTTCaaagctccctctctctgaaaATACATCATGGTCATCAAATGGAGTCTTCAAAATAAACATATGTTCCGTCTTCTTCAAAGATGGTTGAGGCCCAGGAGGGCAAAGTGATCGAATGTCCTTTCATCTTTTCACATCGAATCAAACTGCCTCTCCCGTGTGAAAGTGTTTGGTTTTTTGGTGTTACTGAAGAGCTAGCTTCCTACAGCTAGAGCTAGAGTATCCTCCCTCAGGGCTCAGGAGCCTTTGGTGGGTCAACAGGGGGGTTGTGAGACTTCCCTAAGCCGTAACAGATGAAGTCCTTGATTTGAGCCCTTGATTTACGAACTAAGAGTCAGGCTGAAAAGGTGAGCTGCGCCACACCAGCGAACGGCCTCAGGTAGAAACACCCGGGGAAACGCAGGCGAAGGCAATAGTGACATCATTGAGGCAACCTTAAATCACAAAGTCACAATTAGTCCTTTTCATctacacacgcacgcccaccgTGTGCATTGTCATAAAACAGGTAGGATTATTGTGCAACTGCAAGGGCCATGTCAGACAGGTTTCTAGTTCCCATGATGAGTCAATACCGACGGTGTGTTCCACGGtacctgcccctccccctcctcctccccctccctccgttcaccaccaccaccaccacggttGCCTCATGTCCCACATCCTTGCTTCCCAGCCCGCGGGGCCCTGCAGAAGAGGGGAGGCGATGGCGGCGCAGTCACTTACAGCTCTTTCCTCTGGCTCCCTGCCAGTTTCACTCACTGACTCGCTGGGTTTCACTGTAGACAAACCTTGGCAGTGAGTACCTGGGAATCAGCAGGTGGTCTGACTGGTCTGTCTGGCCAGGTGCAGCCTCATTGGCTGTAGCGCTCCCTCTCGGTTCCACGGGTCATCCGTCGTTGGCAGTTGAAACAGTTTTGCCTGGAGGGAGGCTCAGCAGCGTTATAGCCATCTTGTGCCATCTTGGCGAAGGTTCAAAGAGAGCGACGGTGAAAATAAGAACTAGTCTGGAACAATCACCGACCAAAACAATGAGTGTTTTGGGCGGTGATTGGGTAATACTGGTTTTGGAGACGATACCGTCTTGGAAGTTGGCTCatgtggtgttgttgtgtgattggatcaaaacagtcagaaatgctaataattaaataattgtacttgccaatgtattttaatgataTGGAGCTTCTTGTGTTTTAAGTGCATGTCATAGCCTAAGGGTTTCCCTTAATGCATGGCGCTAATGAAAACAGCCTGCACTCTATTTTGTCTTTATCTGAGCCTGTGCTAATTTCCATGGCTGTTTATCTTAAGGGGTGATCCTTTTAGAAACACAGTGCTTTAGAAGCCCATGTGTTTGTATGGATTATGTCTGCATCAAAACCAGTAATTGCTGCTGTCGATGCAGAAACGGTTAGTTTCGGGTGTATGGCAGGGACACTGAAAGTGCTGACTGCCTTGAGGCAGCACCGATTATCTCTGTTCCAAAAACGAGAGTTCGGTGCCTtgtgcattttttgtttttattgcaagGAAAACCGCCTTGCAATTAACTGCAGACAGATGCATAAGCAAACCTCCCAAGATCATTTTGAAAAATTCAGCCCCTTGAAGATGAGGCCCATAGGTTATTGGTTATATAACAATAATCGGTTTTACATAACAAGCGCACAAAGGAGATACTTTGGGGGAAGGgtgcgggtgggtgtgtgtcgAATCTCTGTGCTAATAGTCTGGTTTGACCTTCAGTTTTAACGAGAGTCATCAATAGAGACACAGCGCAACACTGATGACAGCCCTGATCAAAGCCATGGTGCTAAAGTACATCCAGCagatagactgtgtgtgtgagagaagaatgagagcgagagcaagagagagagagagagaggggtaggagGGCTTGAATGGTCATTTAGCACTCGATGGGGGTCATTAGCACTTCCAATAGCTCTGCTGCAGTCCTGTTACGGACCCCCCACTCCCAGACGTTCAGGATGTTTTCGGGCCCTACAGGATGCATGGAAACCTGCTGTGCGTAAAGGGGGAGTAAAGTGGGGAGATATGTATCAGATTGTGTTGCTTGGACGGTGGTACAAAAGGTTATTCCGTTGTGTGGTTAATGTTAATGACTGTGAGTTTGAATTAGCCTGAGAGAGGCCTTGTGTATTTTATACAAATAACACAGGGGGGTACAATTGAACATAATCATTGTAGTAGTAATTAACTCTCGTTGTATTATTAGAATTGGATATTATtcaaatattattatatataataataataataatactcaaATACTTAAACTACAAATTTATTGAGTGCTTTTTTTAGGCTAAATGTGCCAATAATAACCCTTGTGGTGGGGTTTGTCTTTTGATTATGTAAATATGATCTACAAACATTACCGACTATAATAACAtcaacatttacattcacaattactataatataattaatatagTTGCATCCACAATTACATTAAATCCTATTTGCAGAGCTTCAAAGACATAAAGAAAAtgatggacaaacacacacacacacacacacacacacacacacacacacacacacacacacacacacacacacacacacacacacacacacacacacacacacacacacacacacacacacacacacacaccatcatttAAACATTCGGTACATGTGCATATCCTAGCCCAGTGATTCCCAACCTTATTTTACCAGTGAATCCATTTCTTTGAAGATTTATAGACCCCAACTTTGACCTTTGTGCATCTGCTTCAACACAAATAGTTTTTACCCAATCAACATCTGACCGGTAGTCTCGATGTCCTGATGAACTCTCTACCTCAAACTAAAAGTGAGTTGTTGGCCTCTGGCTGTGAATCATTACTCATATCCATCATATCTATTTGAGCAAATATACGCTTTTCGGGTATTTGTTAAAATTGGTCATCAAATATCTATTGTCAGCAATCTCTAGTCTATGACAGCAATCACTGCAACCCATAACATACATTGAAACCACTGTcctaaaataccaaaaaacgtttatatatatacatgtgaaATGTATTTCATTTTCAGTTCGTCCTCAATAACTTCATTTGTAGGAATCCATGAGGTTAGTGGAAGTTAGTttctagtaattattttattgttttagccCTACTAGTGTGTTGTTTTACTTTACTCTACTTCTGTTTAAGCATAGATCACTTTGAGATGGGTCAAATTCAAAAAGGCTTTATGAATAATCCATATTTTTTAAAATTGagattataaaataaaatgtaacttTCAGAGTTCCTCTGAAAGTCGTACACAACTAGTCGAATCACTTGAGGCGTCACAATCTTATCAAAGCGATGTCTCTTTTACAGGGGTAATCTGCCTACTCATCCTCTGTAGGGGCTGGGTAACGACTGCGTTATCATGACACAATAGGGAGAGTGAAGGTGTATTGTTGGCTATCTTAGCACTCCATCTCTCACTCAAATATAAATAGTGGGATTGTCTTGCTGTGactgcgtatttgtgtgtgtgtgtgtgtgtgtgtgtgtgtgtgtgtgtgtgtgtgtgtgtgtgtgtgtgtgtgtgtgtgtttgtgtgtgtgtgtgtgtgtgtttgtgtgtgtgtgtgtgtctgttgtgtttgtgcgtgtgtgagtgtttgagagtatgtgtctctttgtttgtgtgtgtgtgcctctgtgtgtgtgtgtgtgtgtgtgtgtgtgtgtgtgtgtgtgtgtgtgtgtgtgtgtgtgtgtgtgtgtgtgtgtgtgtgtgtgtgttagtgtgtgtgtatgtgtgtatgtgtgcctgtgtgcctgtgtgagtgtgtttgtgtgtgtgtgtgtgtgcctgtgtgtgtgtgtgtgtgtgtgtgtgtgtgtgtgtgtgtgtgtgtgtgtgtgtgtgtgtgtgtgtgtgtgtgtgtgtgtgtgtgtgtgtgtgtgtgtgtgtgtgtgtgtgtgtgtgtgtggaaggagaGGTGCATTGTTTACCACACACTTCACATTAAAGAGGTGTCAGATACACATTGAACGTGGgtctcagacagacagaaacaataCTGCTGGATGTCTATCGTTACCTGGTCCTCCATTAACAGTAACAATATAATTAATCCTAGGGGTCCTAATAAAAACAATCCACTTTTGTTATCCTTTTTGAACAACCAATATTGAACgaataaaaataacaacaacaggtAATATTCATTCAACAGCATGACCCTGGCTCTTCCTGCAGGATTTCCTTTCTGACCCATGATTTACCGGTTGCAACGGGTAAACATGGAGCATTTGGTCAATATaaagataaatacaataaaataatgtaattaaTAAAAAGTTGGTAAGGTTAGAACAATATTTCATTGGTCATTCTATTAATTCAGGATTTTGACTGCCagatgaaaggttctgggtttgaagcCCAATGTTTTGTAGTCTACCTGaggtccctgagcaagttttCCTACCCcatacctgctctttaatgacgaGTTTCTAAAAATATAACCCAACACAACATAAATTCGTTCCTCAGATGATTTTGTCAGGGTTTGTCTGAATGAAGATGAGCCAGGGTTTAAAATACGCTTCAGGGTAGCATACCACATTGTCTGTGTTTGGGTTTTACATGATAGACTTAATAGATACCTGGAtgttcaaaacaacaacagaaatTCAGACCGAAAGTGACAGTTGTGCATGTTTATCTGTGAATAAGAAGGCATAATTTCCATAAATGTAAGGAgaagtttgattggctgaggaCTTTGGGGTGAACACATTGGGGTGTGTTCATGTCTGGGAATCAAGGGGCAGGGATGTTCTCACACTGGCGTTTCGGTACAAGGAGAGGTGGATAGTAGTTGCTATTGTGacatccacatgcacacacaagcaaacagacacacagacaagcacacgctcacataccacctacacacacacac from Gadus macrocephalus chromosome 21, ASM3116895v1 carries:
- the rhov gene encoding rho-related GTP-binding protein RhoV encodes the protein MPPQMEFVYESRVPSACGLPEEDDVEPGTVSCMLVGDGAVGKTSMIVSYTSNGYPTEYQQTAFDVFSGQVQVEGAPIKVQLLDTAGQEEFDNFRALSYAHTDVFILCFSMVNPTSFHNITKKWVPEIRAYNASAPIVLVGTQSDLLLDVNVLINLDRTKVKPVLNSRAKSMAEKIRAADYIECSSLTQKNLKEAFDAAIFAAIKHKTRKAKKRRSSDRKAKAFSRYSWKKFFCFI